From a single Nicotiana tabacum cultivar K326 chromosome 8, ASM71507v2, whole genome shotgun sequence genomic region:
- the LOC107808419 gene encoding biotin carboxyl carrier protein of acetyl-CoA carboxylase, chloroplastic-like — MASFSVPCPKISVLSVASSHSSSTQQPHVSVSLRSTPALLPRLQGSSRLQSQVFKVNAQLNEVAIDKSTNSKPASEKSLEEVPKTEYSIPDASSIQAFMSQAADLVELVDSRDIVELQLKQKDCEILIRKKAALPQPPVVMAPPSVQQGFYQPQLPPASAPAPAAPAAPALPPPAPSKPKSSHPPMKCPMAGTFYRSPAPGAPPFVKVGDKVQKGQVVCIIEAMKLMNEIEADSSGTIVDIIADDGKPVSVDTPLFVIEP, encoded by the exons ATGGCTTCTTTCAGTGTTCCTTGTCCCAAGATTTCTGTTTTATCCGTTGCTTCTTCCCATTCCAGCTCCACCCAACAACCCCATGTCTCCGTTTCCTTGAGATCCACTCCTGCATTGCTCCCTCGTCTTCAG gGGTCCAGTCGACTCCAATCTCAGGTGTTTAAGGTGAATGCCCAGCTCAATGAG gtTGCTATTGACAAGTCGACCAATTCAAAACCAGCTTCTGAGAAAAGCTTGGAGGAAGTCCCGAAGACTGAGTACTCAATTCCAGATGCTTCATCCATTCAAGCATTCATGTCTCAAGCAGCCGATCTTGTTGA GCTTGTAGATTCGAGGGACATTGTGGAGCTGCAGCTGAAGCAAAAGGATTGTGAAATCCTTATAAGGAAGAAGGCAGCATTGCCCCAGCCACCTGTTGTTATGGCCCCACCTTCTGTTCAGCAGGGCTTTTATCAACCACAGTTGCCTCCTGCAAGTGCCCCTGCTCCTGCGGCTCCAGCAGCTCCTGCACTTCCGCCACCTGCGCCTTCAAAGCCGAAGTCTTCACATCCTCCGATGAAATGTCCCATGGCTGGAACATTCTACCGATCGCCTGCCCCAGGGGCACCACCTTTTGTAAAG GTAGGAGACAAGGTCCAGAAAGGGCAAGTAGTTTGCATCATTGAGGCCATGAAATTGATGAATGAGATTGAG GCTGATTCGTCTGGAACCATAGTTGACATAATTGCAGATGATGGTAAACCCGTTAGTGTGGACACG CCTCTATTTGTCATTGAACCTTGA